A single Phaenicophaeus curvirostris isolate KB17595 chromosome 26, BPBGC_Pcur_1.0, whole genome shotgun sequence DNA region contains:
- the LOC138731160 gene encoding feather keratin Cos1-2-like, producing MSCCNPCQPCQPCGPCPLASSCNECCVRQCQSSTIAIQPSAVVVTLPGPILSSYPQNTAVGSSTSAAVGSILSSNGVPISSGGLDLSCITSGYCGSRCRPC from the coding sequence CCTGCTGCAAcccgtgccagccctgccagccctgcggcccgtgcccgctggccagcagctgcaatgagtgctgtgtGCGGCAGTGCCAGAGCTCCACCATCGCCATCCAGCCCTCCGcggtggtggtgaccctgcccggacccatcctcagctcctacCCTCAGAACACCGCCGTCggctcctccacctccgctgctgttggcagcatcctcagctctaaCGGCGTTCCCATCTCCTCCGGGGGCCTTGACCTCTCCTGCATCACCAGCGGCTACTGTGGCAGCAGAT